The genomic window AGCGAGATCCCGGGTTCGGCTCTGCGAGCCGCCCAGCCCGCGCTGCCGTGCCATGCAAACGACGTGGTTACTGGCCCGCTGCTTCTGCGCCTCGCGTGCGTGGGTCTGGCGCGCCGAGTGGCCCGTTCCGAGTCACGAGAATTGAATTGGCCGATGTCTGTCCCATGGGCTCGACGATGAGATGGCCCATCGCCTTCAGCTCGGACAGGACATCGCCGGGAAAGCCGCTCTCGACGCGCACCTCGTCCGGTAGCCATTGGTGATGCAGCCGCGGTGTAGCAACGGCAGCAGCCACATCCATCTTGTAGTCGAGGACGTTCACGATGACCTGGAGCACGGTCGAGATGATGCGGCTGCCACCAGGCGAGCCCGTCACCAACACCGGCTTGCCGCCTCGCAGCACGATGGTCGGTGACATCGACGACAGCGGGCGTTTTCCAGGCCCAGGCAGATTGGCCTCAAAGCCGACGAGGCCATAGGCATTGGAAGCGCCCACCGCCGCGGTGAAGTCGTCGAGCTCGTTGTTGAGCAGCACGCCGGTGCCGTCGGCAACGAGACCGACGCCATAGCTGAAGTTCAGCGTATAGGTGTTGCTGACGGCGTTGCCGCGGCCGTCGACGACGGAAAAGTGCGTGGTGTTGCTGCCTTCGCGCGGCGCAGCAGCAGCGGAAACGAGCTCTTTCGAAGGCGTGGCGCGATCGGCGGAGATGCCTGCGCGCAGCTTGGCGGCGTAGTCCTTCGCGGTCAGCGTTTCGATCGGTGCGTTGACGAAGGCGGGATCGCCGAGATAGCGCGCACGGTCCGCATAGGCGCGCTTCATGGCCTCGATCAAGAGATGCAGCGATGCCGGCGATCCCTGCTTCAGATCGGCGAGCTGAAAGCCTTCGAGGATGTTGAGCGTCTCCACCAGCACCACGCCGCCGGACGAGGGCAGCGGCATCGAGACGATGTCGTAGCCGCGATAGCTGCCGCGCACCGGCGCACGGATCACCGCCTGATAGGCCTTCAGGTCGGCTGGCGTCATGATGCCACCGGCTTCAGAGACGGCCTTGGCCAGCTTTTCCGCAACTGGCCCCTCATAGAAGCCGCGCGACCCCTGTGCGGCGACGGCCGACAGCGTTGCGGCGAGATCGGCTTGCACCAGCCTGTCGCCCTCGCCAAGCGGCGCGCCGTCGGGACGCGAGAAGATTTTGGCCGAGGAAGGCCAGCGCGCCAGCCGCCGGTGCCAACTCGGCAGCGTATCGGCGATATCGTCGCTGACGACAAAGCCGTCGCGGGCGAGTGCGATCGCCGGCTCGAGCAGTTGCGCCAGCGTGAACTGGCCGGAGCCGTATTTTTCCAATGCGAGCGTGAGACCTGCGACGGTGCCGGGCACGCCGACGCCGAGCGCGGAATCGCGTGACTTGGTCGCGTCAGGCTTGCCATCCGGTCCGAGAAAGATCTGCGGCGTGGTCGCGGCCGGGGCGGTCTCGCGATAGTCGATCGTGATGTCTTCATTACGGTCGGCGGAATGGATCACCATGAAGCCGCCGCCGCCGACATTGCCGGCGCGCGGATAGGTCACGGCCATCGCAAAGCCGGTGGCGACCGCGGCATCGACGGCATTGCCGCCACGTCGCAGGATGTCGGCGCCGACCTGCGCGGATATCCTCTCCTGCGCCACCACCATGCCGTGCTCGGCAGCGACGGCACGCATTGTATCGCGCGCGGGCGGGACATAGCCCCGCCGCGCATCCTGAGCCGTCGCGGGGGCGAGACCGAGCGCCAAAGCGGCTATGACGGCGAAAAATGTCCGCCGCGTCGAATATGACGACATCATCAAAATTCCCGTTGCGCCCCCGGGCCAGTTCACACGCGTCACGGCAATGCTATACGGTTTGCCCCGAGAGAGGCAAAACTGTTCGTGATGAGGACCGCGTGATGACGACGATCGCCCCGGATGTGCGCATGGCCGGTGTGCCGCGGACCTATCCGCCGCGTGCCGCCGTCGTCAGCTGGATCTTCTTCGATTGGGCCGCGCAACCCTATTTCACGCTGATCACGACCTTCGTATTCGCGCCCTATTTCGCGACCGCCATCGCTCCAAATCCGGCTACCGGCCAATCGCTGTGGGGCTTTGCGATGGCGGCCGCGGGTCTTGCGATCGCGTTGTTGTCGCCTGTGCTCGGGGCGATCGCGGATGCTTCGGGCCGCAGGAAACCATGGATCGCAGGTTTCGGCACAGTGCTGGTGTTGGCGTCCTGCACGCTGTGGATCGGCAAGCCCGGTGAATACGCCATCATTCCGCCGCTGCTCACCGCCGTCGCGCTCGCCAGCGTCGGTGCGGAATTCGCCACCGTCTTCAACAACGCGATGATGCCGACCCTGGTGCCGCCAGAGCGCATCGGGCGGCTGTCCGGCACCGGCTGGGCAACAGGTTACATTGGCGGCATCGTCAGCCTGATCATCGTGCTCGGCCTGCTCGCCGCCAATCCCGAGACCGGCCGCACGCTGCTCGGCTTCACGCCGCTATTCGGGCTCGATCCCGTCACTCATCAGGGCGACCGTGCTGCCGGGCCGTTGACAGGGCTTTGGTTCATCATCTTCGTGACGCCAATGTTCCTGTTCACGCCGGATTATCCCGCGAAGCTTCCGGTGCGCGAGGCGCTGCGCGAAGGATTGTCGGAACTGAAGCAGTCGATCAAGAGTCTGCCGCACCAGAAATCGCTTGCGGCGTTCCTGCTCGCCAACATGATCTATACCGATGGTCTGGTGTCGCTGTTTGCGTTCGGCGGCATCTATGCCGCCGGCACCTTCGGCTGGCACACGATTCAAATCGGCACGTTCGGCATCATGCTCGCGATCGCCGGTGCGTTCGGCGCATGGTTTGGCGGCAAGCTCGACGATCATCTCGGGCCGAAGCGCGTGATCGCAGGCAGCCTGCTGATCCTGCTGCTGTCGGTGGCGGCGATCCTGCTGGTCGACAAGGACAGTGTGTTGTTCGTCAAGGTCGCGCCGCCCGAGCCGGGTGCGGCCCTGTTCTCGAGCGCCGCGGAGCGCGCCTATCTGGTGCTGGGCTGTCTCATCGGCGCCGCTGGCGGCCCGCTGCAAGCCGCTTCGCGCACGCTGCTGATCCGCCTCGCGCCGAAGGATCGCATCGCGCAGTACTTCGGCCTGTTCGCATTGACCGGGAAGGTGACGTCCTTCATCGGCCCGCTACTGATCGGCATGATCACCGCCGCGACGGCAAGCCAGAAAGCCGGCATGGCGGTGTTGGTGGTGTTTTTCGTCGCGGGACTAGCGCTGTTGATGCGGGTGCGGAAGTAGCCGCAGCTCGCCGTCATTCCGGGGCGCGCGGAGCGCGAGCCCGGAATCTATCGTGCAGCGTGTCATGCGGAGAAATGGATTCCGGGCTCGCGCCAAGTGGCGCGCCCCGGAATGACGGCGACCTTAATGCCTGAAGTGCCGCGTTCCCGTGAACACCATGGCGATGCCGTGCTCGTCGGCGGCCTTGATGACCTCGTCGTCTCGCATCGAGCCGCCGGGCTGCACCACCGCGGTGGCCCCGGCTTCGATGCAGGCGAGCATGCCGTCGGCGAACGGGAAGAACGCATCCGACGCCACCACCGAGCCCTTGGTGAGCGGCTCGGCAAGCTTCAGCTCATTGGCGGCATCCTGCGCCTTGCGCGCCGCGATCCGGGCCGAGTCCACCCGGCTCATCTGGCCCGCGCCGATGCCGACGGTGGCGAGATCCTTGGCGTAGATGATGGTGTTGGACTTGACGTGTTTTGCCACCCGGAATGCGAATTTCAGGTCGCGCATTTCGGCCTCGGTCGGCGCACGCTTGGTCACGACCTTGAAGGTCATGTCGTCGACCACGGCATTGTCGCGGCTCTGTACGAGCAGACCGCCGGCCACGGTCTTGGCGGTGAGGCCCGGCGCGCGCGGGTCGGGCAGGCTGCCGGCCAGCAGCAGGCGGAGGTTCTTCTTGCCGCCGATGATGGAGATCGCCTCTTCGCTGGCGTCGGGAGCGATGATCACCTCGGTGAAGATTTTTGTGATCTCGCGCGCGGTGTCGGCGTCGAGCGGACGGTTCATCGCGATGATGCCGCCGAACGCCGAGGTCGAATCGCAGGCCAGCGCCCTGCGATAGGCCTCGACGAGGTTCGCGCCCTCCGCGACGCCGCAGGGATTGGCGTGCTTGACGATGACGCAGGCCGCGGTGCGCTTGGCGTCGAACTCGCCGATGCACTCATAGGCCGCATCGGTGTCGTTGATGTTGTTGTAGGAGAGCTCCTTGCCCTGCAGCTGCCGTGCGGTTGAGACGCCCGGGCGCTTGTCGGGCGTCGCGTAGAACGCAGCGGTCTGGTGCGGGTTCTCGCCATAGCGCAGCGACTGGATCAGTCTGCCGCCGAAGGCGCGGAAATCCGGCGCGTCGATCTCGAGCTGCCGGTTGAACCAGTTCGAGATCGCAGCGTCATAGGCCGCAGTGCGGGCATAGGCCTTTGCCGCAAGGCGCCGGCGCAGCTTCAGCGTGGTTGAGCCGTTGTTGGCGGCGAGCTCGTCGAGCACGGCCTTGTAGTCGTCGGCCTCGACCACGACGGCGACGTCGTCATGGTTTTTCGCGGCGGCGCGGATCATCGCGGGGCCGCCGATGTCGATGTTCTCGATGCAATCCTCGAAACCGGCGCCTTTGTCGACAGTTGCTTCGAACGGATAGAGATTGACGACGAGGAGATCGATCGGCGCGATGCCGTGGGTCTTCATCGCAGACGCGTGCTCGGCGTTGTCGCGGATCGCGAGCAGGCCGCCATGCACTTTCGGATGCAGCGTCTTGACCCGGCCATCCATCATCTCGGGGAAGCCGGTGAGGTCGGAGACGTCCTTCACCTTGAGCCCGGCGGCGGCGATCGCCTTGGCGGTGCCGCCGGTCGAGACCAGCTCGACATCGTGCGCGGCAAGCGCCTTTGCGAACTCGATCAGGCCGGTCTTGTCGGAAACGGAGAGCAGAGCGCGGGTGACGCGGCGGGGATGGTCAGTCATGAGCAAGATCCTCTGTCTTAAGGAGTGTCTATGCCCAGGCGCGCGGCAGGCGTATCTCGCGCTTCCCGATGGTGCTCCATCCAAGGTCGCCAGTCGCGCGAGCGCGTGCTGGTTAGCAGTTTTCGGCGCCCTTCACAACGACCAGATAGGGCTGAAATACGGGCGTCTATAGCGGCAGTTCCGGCTCCCGCCGCGCATTTCTTCGGGCATTGGTCACCGCCGGCGAGGCAGTGGAACGGACAAAACTCCAGCGGATCGACGGGGCCTGCCGCGCATCCTGTCGGATCACGATCTGCGCGGTGCGGCGCGGCCCGTCATTGCCGGCCAGGAACACGCTGTCTTCGAGATCGACCTTGTCGTCCAATGCTTCAAAGGTCCAGACGTCGCGGTTCGGCAGCACCAGCATGACGCCGCGGGCATCCGACAGGCGGCTCGCCTTCACCGCCGGATGCAGATGGAAGCGCAGCGCGAAATCGGCATCCGCGCCCTTGAAGCGCCCGCCCTGCGGCGGCGACAGCGTATCCTCGCCGTCGATGCGAGCGCCGTCATTGGCGATCATCAGTACACGGCGGTGGATCGCGCCGAATTTAGAGAGATAGCCGTCATGCGAGGTCGTCAGCAGCGTGCCGTTCGGCACGATTTCACGATAGCTCTCGACCTCCACCGGGCCGCTGGTGACGGGCGCGCCGTGCAACAGCCGTTTCATCGCCGACATCTCCACGAACTGGCATGAGGAGGTGTCGTGATAGGCCAGTGTCGAATGTGCCACGGTGCCGCGGGCGAACGGCCGCCAATTGTCGCGGCCCGTGGTCGGCATGCCGCAATTGGTGACGATGCGGCTGATGCCGGAGGACAGTTCGAACGACAGGCAGCCGGCATGGGCGTCGTGGCTGACGCCGGCCGGCGGCGGCGGGCCGGTGTCGATGATCAGCGTGGTCTGGCCGGCATCGAGACGCTGGAAGCCGGTATGCGGCATGTTCGCCATCGGTGCGCCATGGGTGTCGTCATAGGCGAGCAGCGTCGCAAGCAGGTCGGATGGCGTCGCGCTCATGCCGTTGAACAGCGCAAAATTGCCGTCACCGTGACGGAAGAAGCGCAGCATCGGCATCATACGGTCGATCGCGTTGAGCAGCGCCGGCGGCGGCGCGATGTTGCGCGCCGCGAAGGTCTGCCGTAGCGGCAACAGGTCGATCAGGAGGTCGATCAGGGCGCCCGGGTTGCGGGAGATGTGTCCACCATCGGGCAGGATCTGCCGCTGCAATTCGTCGGAGAGCTTTTTCGAGGTGCTGCGGATGTGGCGCGCCTGGTTGGCGAGGCACAGCGCCGCATAGCACAGCGCGATCAGCACCTGGAGCTTCGGCACCCCGTCGGGAATGTCGAGCATGGTGTAGCGCAGCAAGCGGATCTCGCGTGCGAGGGCGCGCAGGTAGCGGCGGTAGAACTTGTTGTCGGTGTCATTGAGCACCAGCGGCGCCTGCGACAACAGCGAGATCACGCGCCGTGACAGCACGTCGGCGCGCCGCGCGACCTGGCGGCGCTTGTTGGCTGGATTCGAGATCCAGTCCTCGACCAGCGCGCGCGCGTTCGCCCGCGTCAGCGCGGTGTCGGCGGCACGTAAGTGCCGCAGCCAGCCGAAGCCAAGCAGCGCGACCTCCCAATCCTCGGACGGCGGTTCGAGATCGAAGATCGAGCGTCCGTGGCAATTGACGATCTTGCCGGCGAAGACGAAGCGGCCGGCATAGATCTCGGCGGCGCGGGTCGCATCCGCGGTGCGCAGGTCATGCGGCGCGATGATGAGCCGGTCGGTCCGGCTGGGCCAGACCCGCGACATCGCCACCGGCCCGCCGCTCGCACGCGCGAGCATGTTCCGCGCGAAGCGGTTCATCACCAGCGTCGAGATACGTCTGCGTTGAGCGACCGACACGCCTTGCCTTGAAGGGGAGAGGAGGATTCCGACGAATCCTTATTAATCCCAAAATCGGACGGCTGACACCACCTTGAACGGCGCGAATCAGCATCGAGGTTGCAAAATCCAGTGCAAAATCAGGATTTAACAAGCCGGGCCGCGTAAAATCCGTCGAGCCCACCAAGCTTGGGATCGGCATTCGGCAGATGGCTCGGTAGGGTGCGCAGATCGCCTTCCGCGGTGAGGATTTCGTCGAGACCTGCGACCTCCGACGCCTCGATCGGGACACGGCGAAGCGCGGGCTCTGCGGCCAGCAGCGCGGCGATGGCCTGCTCGCCCTCTTCGGGTTCCAACGAACAGGTGCAGTAGATCAGCGTCCCGCCGGATTTGAGCAGCGACAGCGATTTGCGCAGCAGCCGCTGCTGGAGCGCGGTCAGGGCGGCGATGTCGGATTCCTGCCGGAGCCATGCCACATCGGGATGACGGCGGATCGTGCCAGTCGAGGTGCAGGGCGCATCGATCAAGACGCCGTCGAAGGCCTCGGTGGGGCCGGCCCATTCCACGGCGTCAGCGACGA from Bradyrhizobium zhanjiangense includes these protein-coding regions:
- the ggt gene encoding gamma-glutamyltransferase — protein: MMSSYSTRRTFFAVIAALALGLAPATAQDARRGYVPPARDTMRAVAAEHGMVVAQERISAQVGADILRRGGNAVDAAVATGFAMAVTYPRAGNVGGGGFMVIHSADRNEDITIDYRETAPAATTPQIFLGPDGKPDATKSRDSALGVGVPGTVAGLTLALEKYGSGQFTLAQLLEPAIALARDGFVVSDDIADTLPSWHRRLARWPSSAKIFSRPDGAPLGEGDRLVQADLAATLSAVAAQGSRGFYEGPVAEKLAKAVSEAGGIMTPADLKAYQAVIRAPVRGSYRGYDIVSMPLPSSGGVVLVETLNILEGFQLADLKQGSPASLHLLIEAMKRAYADRARYLGDPAFVNAPIETLTAKDYAAKLRAGISADRATPSKELVSAAAAPREGSNTTHFSVVDGRGNAVSNTYTLNFSYGVGLVADGTGVLLNNELDDFTAAVGASNAYGLVGFEANLPGPGKRPLSSMSPTIVLRGGKPVLVTGSPGGSRIISTVLQVIVNVLDYKMDVAAAVATPRLHHQWLPDEVRVESGFPGDVLSELKAMGHLIVEPMGQTSANSILVTRNGPLGAPDPRTRGAEAAGQ
- a CDS encoding MFS transporter, which codes for MTTIAPDVRMAGVPRTYPPRAAVVSWIFFDWAAQPYFTLITTFVFAPYFATAIAPNPATGQSLWGFAMAAAGLAIALLSPVLGAIADASGRRKPWIAGFGTVLVLASCTLWIGKPGEYAIIPPLLTAVALASVGAEFATVFNNAMMPTLVPPERIGRLSGTGWATGYIGGIVSLIIVLGLLAANPETGRTLLGFTPLFGLDPVTHQGDRAAGPLTGLWFIIFVTPMFLFTPDYPAKLPVREALREGLSELKQSIKSLPHQKSLAAFLLANMIYTDGLVSLFAFGGIYAAGTFGWHTIQIGTFGIMLAIAGAFGAWFGGKLDDHLGPKRVIAGSLLILLLSVAAILLVDKDSVLFVKVAPPEPGAALFSSAAERAYLVLGCLIGAAGGPLQAASRTLLIRLAPKDRIAQYFGLFALTGKVTSFIGPLLIGMITAATASQKAGMAVLVVFFVAGLALLMRVRK
- the purH gene encoding bifunctional phosphoribosylaminoimidazolecarboxamide formyltransferase/IMP cyclohydrolase, which translates into the protein MTDHPRRVTRALLSVSDKTGLIEFAKALAAHDVELVSTGGTAKAIAAAGLKVKDVSDLTGFPEMMDGRVKTLHPKVHGGLLAIRDNAEHASAMKTHGIAPIDLLVVNLYPFEATVDKGAGFEDCIENIDIGGPAMIRAAAKNHDDVAVVVEADDYKAVLDELAANNGSTTLKLRRRLAAKAYARTAAYDAAISNWFNRQLEIDAPDFRAFGGRLIQSLRYGENPHQTAAFYATPDKRPGVSTARQLQGKELSYNNINDTDAAYECIGEFDAKRTAACVIVKHANPCGVAEGANLVEAYRRALACDSTSAFGGIIAMNRPLDADTAREITKIFTEVIIAPDASEEAISIIGGKKNLRLLLAGSLPDPRAPGLTAKTVAGGLLVQSRDNAVVDDMTFKVVTKRAPTEAEMRDLKFAFRVAKHVKSNTIIYAKDLATVGIGAGQMSRVDSARIAARKAQDAANELKLAEPLTKGSVVASDAFFPFADGMLACIEAGATAVVQPGGSMRDDEVIKAADEHGIAMVFTGTRHFRH
- a CDS encoding heparinase II/III family protein, encoding MNRFARNMLARASGGPVAMSRVWPSRTDRLIIAPHDLRTADATRAAEIYAGRFVFAGKIVNCHGRSIFDLEPPSEDWEVALLGFGWLRHLRAADTALTRANARALVEDWISNPANKRRQVARRADVLSRRVISLLSQAPLVLNDTDNKFYRRYLRALAREIRLLRYTMLDIPDGVPKLQVLIALCYAALCLANQARHIRSTSKKLSDELQRQILPDGGHISRNPGALIDLLIDLLPLRQTFAARNIAPPPALLNAIDRMMPMLRFFRHGDGNFALFNGMSATPSDLLATLLAYDDTHGAPMANMPHTGFQRLDAGQTTLIIDTGPPPPAGVSHDAHAGCLSFELSSGISRIVTNCGMPTTGRDNWRPFARGTVAHSTLAYHDTSSCQFVEMSAMKRLLHGAPVTSGPVEVESYREIVPNGTLLTTSHDGYLSKFGAIHRRVLMIANDGARIDGEDTLSPPQGGRFKGADADFALRFHLHPAVKASRLSDARGVMLVLPNRDVWTFEALDDKVDLEDSVFLAGNDGPRRTAQIVIRQDARQAPSIRWSFVRSTASPAVTNARRNARREPELPL